A window of the Cicer arietinum cultivar CDC Frontier isolate Library 1 chromosome 6, Cicar.CDCFrontier_v2.0, whole genome shotgun sequence genome harbors these coding sequences:
- the LOC101489535 gene encoding receptor-like protein kinase FERONIA, translating to MANLKTNSLTILVLLSLQHFFPLHVTCTITGSNNPSPSKTSNRKTILVSVAATASLVLLSIIGFLIFRCLRKPNARNKNLEPENENTCRHFSIEEIRAATKNFDDGLIVGKGGFGNVYKGHIDRCQAPVAVKRLRPGSEQGAQEFQTEIELLSQFRHPHLVSLIGYCNEGGEMILVYDFMARGTLRDHLYGNSNALSWNRRLEICLAAARGIHFLHDGVNNVIHRDVKTTNILLDENWVAKVSDFGLSKIGPNGSTHVTTDVKGSIGYLDPEYYMSLWLTQKSDVYSFGVVLLEVLCGRAPIKSTVDKQQELLVKWFKKSFDEGKVDQTVDPSLKGSIKNKCLKKFVEVALSCLHDHGKQRPLMREVVTGLECARNLQQGGVHVEGKGKVGKKEMRFTKKMEGENLGRGKEESSSSSGSKGTTTSISTSTSTSRCSQEEQALVVYHQSLELDIP from the coding sequence ATGGCGAATCTCAAAACAAACTCTCTAACTATTTTGGTTCTGTTATCACTCCAACATTTCTTCCCTCTACACGTTACTTGTACTATCACTGGTTCCAATAATCCTTCACCATCCAAAACATCAAACAGAAAAACCATTCTAGTTTCTGTCGCAGCCACAGCATCACTCGTTCTACTATCCATCATCGGATTCTTAATCTTCCGTTGTCTAAGAAAGCCTAATGCGAGAAACAAAAACCTAGAACCCGAAAACGAAAACACGTGTCGTCACTTTTCCATCGAAGAGATAAGAGCCGCCACAAAAAACTTCGACGACGGTTTAATCGTCGGTAAAGGAGGTTTCGGAAACGTTTACAAAGGACACATTGACAGGTGTCAAGCGCCCGTTGCCGTTAAGCGGCTCAGACCGGGTTCAGAACAAGGTGCACAGGAGTTCCAAACCGAAATCGAACTGCTCTCACAGTTTCGTCACCCTCACTTGGTTTCTCTCATTGGTTACTGTAACGAAGGTGGAGAAATGATTCTCGTCTACGATTTCATGGCGCGTGGTACCCTACGCGATCATCTTTACGGTAATAGTAACGCGCTTTCGTGGAATCGACGGCTTGAAATTTGTCTCGCTGCGGCGCGTGGGATTCACTTTCTTCATGATGGGGTTAATAATGTCATTCACCGTGATGTGAAGACTACGAACATTCTTTTGGATGAGAATTGGGTTGCGAAGGTTTCGGATTTCGGGTTATCGAAGATTGGGCCGAATGGGTCGACCCATGTTACAACTGATGTGAAGGGTAGTATCGGGTATTTAGATCCGGAGTATTATATGAGTCTTTGGTTGACTCAAAAATCTGACGTGTACTCTTTTGGTGTAGTTTTGTTGGAGGTATTGTGTGGAAGAGCACCTATCAAGAGCACGGTGGACAAGCAGCAGGAGTTATTGGTTAAGTGGTTCAAGAAGAGTTTTGACGAAGGAAAAGTTGATCAGACGGTGGATCCTAGTTTGAAGGGAAGCATTAAGAATAAgtgtttgaagaaatttgtTGAAGTTGCGTTGAGTTGTTTGCATGATCACGGGAAACAACGGCCTCTGATGAGAGAGGTTGTCACGGGATTGGAGTGTGCAAGGAATCTACAACAAGGTGGGGTCCATGTGGAGGGAAAGGGTAAAGTTGGAAAGAAGGAAATGAGGTTTACCAAAAAAATGGAGGGTGAGAATTTAGGGAGAGGGAAGGAGGAGTCTAGTAGTAGCAGTGGTAGCAAAGGCACGACAACATCAATATCAACATCAACATCAACATCAAGATGCAGTCAGGAGGAGCAAGCTTTGGTTGTGTACCACCAGAGCTTGGAGTTGGATATCCCATAG